The Streptomyces sp. P9-A4 genome contains a region encoding:
- the alr gene encoding alanine racemase: MTETPPPRRARAEIDLGALRANVRTLRARVAPHVRIMAVVKADAYGHGAVRCARAALDAGADWLGTATPHEALALRAAGITDVPVMCWLWTPGDPWDRGIEAGLDMSVSGLWALEEVVEAARATGGTARIQLKADTGLGRNGCQPADWPELVERALKAEAEGLVKVTGLWSHFACADEPHHPSIAAQLDVFRSMLDHAEKAGVRPEVRHIANSPATLTLPEAHFDLVRPGIAMYGVSPSPELGTSAELGLRPVMSLKASVALVKRVPAGHGVSYGHHYVTDAETTLGLVPLGYADGVPRHASGRGPVLVAGTVRTVAGRVAMDQFVVDLGGEEPAPGTEAVLFGPGDGGEPTAEDWAVAADTIAYEIVTRIGARVPRVYLGE; encoded by the coding sequence ATGACTGAGACACCGCCGCCCCGCAGAGCCCGCGCCGAGATCGACCTCGGTGCGCTGCGTGCGAACGTCCGCACGCTGCGCGCCCGCGTCGCCCCCCACGTCCGGATCATGGCCGTGGTCAAGGCCGACGCGTACGGACACGGCGCGGTGCGCTGCGCCCGCGCCGCCCTGGACGCGGGCGCGGACTGGCTCGGTACGGCCACCCCGCACGAGGCGCTCGCGCTGCGCGCCGCCGGGATCACGGACGTGCCGGTGATGTGCTGGCTCTGGACGCCGGGCGACCCCTGGGACCGGGGCATCGAGGCCGGTCTCGACATGTCGGTGAGCGGGCTGTGGGCCCTGGAGGAGGTCGTCGAGGCGGCCCGCGCGACCGGGGGGACGGCCAGGATCCAGCTCAAGGCCGACACCGGCCTCGGGCGCAACGGCTGCCAGCCCGCAGACTGGCCGGAGCTGGTGGAGCGGGCGCTGAAGGCCGAGGCCGAGGGCCTGGTCAAGGTCACCGGGCTCTGGTCGCACTTCGCGTGCGCCGACGAACCCCACCACCCCTCGATCGCCGCGCAGCTCGACGTCTTCCGCTCGATGCTCGACCACGCGGAGAAGGCGGGCGTCCGGCCCGAGGTCCGCCACATCGCCAACTCGCCGGCCACCCTCACCCTCCCCGAGGCCCACTTCGACCTGGTGCGGCCGGGGATCGCGATGTACGGCGTCTCGCCGAGCCCGGAGCTCGGCACCTCCGCCGAGCTGGGACTCCGGCCGGTGATGTCGCTCAAGGCGAGCGTCGCCCTGGTGAAGCGGGTCCCGGCCGGGCACGGCGTCAGCTACGGCCACCACTACGTCACCGACGCGGAGACGACCCTCGGTCTCGTCCCGCTCGGCTACGCCGACGGCGTCCCCCGGCACGCCTCGGGCCGCGGCCCCGTCCTGGTCGCCGGCACCGTCCGTACGGTCGCCGGGCGGGTCGCCATGGACCAGTTCGTCGTCGACCTCGGCGGGGAGGAGCCCGCGCCGGGCACCGAGGCCGTGCTGTTCGGCCCCGGCGACGGGGGCGAACCGACCGCCGAGGACTGGGCGGTGGCCGCCGACACCATCGCGTACGAGATCGTCACCCGGATCGGCGCGCGCGTCCCGCGCGTGTACCTGGGCGAGTAG
- a CDS encoding L,D-transpeptidase family protein — protein sequence MLLAALLVPPAGTAFADAPEPGAFADAPAAGDALVPGVVGAGRAEYPMDTPDQVLPPLQPEGDVPVPEPREEVDELVEYLPRSVLGAACAATTGTYQRQVERLLELPVDGRQSAADCRAIRAFQAKEKIKPANGYAGPVTWARAELLAARRNLDPGRRCPARKYAVACVDLDRQLMWVKKGKKVTFEVVNIRSGRAGYATRTGWHSVYWRHKDHWSSIYESPMPFAQFFSGGQAFHSVYGQLATPTGSRGCVNLSYRKAEKLWNVLRKGDRVYIWGKRPAG from the coding sequence TTGCTTCTTGCCGCCCTGCTCGTGCCCCCGGCCGGCACCGCCTTCGCCGACGCCCCCGAACCCGGGGCCTTCGCCGACGCCCCCGCCGCCGGGGACGCGCTCGTGCCCGGTGTCGTCGGTGCCGGGCGGGCCGAGTACCCGATGGACACCCCCGACCAGGTGCTGCCGCCCCTCCAGCCCGAGGGCGACGTGCCCGTGCCCGAGCCGCGGGAGGAGGTGGACGAGCTGGTCGAGTACCTGCCGAGGAGCGTGCTCGGGGCCGCCTGCGCCGCCACGACCGGCACCTACCAGCGGCAGGTCGAGCGGCTGCTCGAGCTGCCCGTCGACGGCAGGCAGTCCGCCGCCGACTGCCGTGCCATCCGCGCCTTCCAGGCCAAGGAGAAGATCAAGCCCGCCAACGGCTACGCGGGCCCGGTCACCTGGGCCCGCGCCGAACTCCTCGCCGCCCGCAGGAACCTCGACCCCGGCCGGCGCTGCCCCGCGAGGAAGTACGCCGTGGCCTGCGTCGACCTCGACCGTCAGCTCATGTGGGTGAAGAAGGGCAAGAAGGTCACCTTCGAGGTCGTCAACATCCGCAGCGGGCGGGCCGGGTACGCCACCCGCACCGGCTGGCACTCCGTCTACTGGCGCCACAAGGACCACTGGTCGTCCATCTACGAATCCCCGATGCCGTTCGCCCAGTTCTTCAGCGGCGGCCAGGCCTTCCACAGCGTCTACGGGCAGCTCGCCACGCCCACCGGCAGCCGGGGCTGCGTGAATCTCAGCTACCGCAAGGCCGAGAAACTCTGGAACGTGCTCCGCAAGGGTGACCGGGTCTACATCTGGGGAAAGCGGCCCGCGGGCTGA